The genomic DNA GGGAGGACGCGCGCACGGAATTCGGGCGCGGCGGGGATTTTCTCTTCGGGAAGTTCGGGATAGCCGACGCCATGTTCGCGCCGGTCGCCACGCGCTTTCGCACCTACGGGGTGGAACTTAGCGGTGCCAGCGCCGACTACGCCCAGGCCCTGCTGACCCACCCGGCCATGCTCGAATGGGAAGAGGCCGCCCGCGCCGAGCCCTGGATCATTGCGGTCAGTGAGGTCGAGTAGCGCCTACCTAGCCGGCATTGGAACGATGGCGTAAACGCACCAGCCTTTGCCGAGCAGCTCGCCCTTCTCGTCCCTGAGATCGACCTCGCCGTGGGCGATTCGCTTGCCCTTGCGGACAATGCGGCCCTCGGCAATGAGGCGGCCCTTGCTGGTCGGCTTGAAATACTTCACGTCCATCTCGATCGTCACCATGCTCCAGCCGGGCTTGATCGTCGTCGTCAGTGCCTGACCGATCGCCGTGTCGATAAGGGTGGCGTGGATGCCCCCGTGGGTGATGCCGTTCGGGTTGGCCAGCTCCGGGCGGGCCTCGACCGAGACGCGGGCGAAGTCGGTGTCGCTCTCATCGAGGGTGAGTCCCAGTAGCTTGAACAGCGGGGTCGCGTTGACGCGCCCGCTGGCTCGCTCGTGGCGGTCTTCGGGTTGTTTTTCAAAGAAGGGCCAGTCGTTGTTGTCGCTCATGGCGCCCAAGGCTAGCCAATGGCGGCGTCTCGGGCGAGACTTTTCGCCCCGCTCCGCGCGGGCTAAGCTCGGCCCCCATGAAAGTCGTTACCTGGAATGTGAACTCGATTCGGGCGCGCCTGGAGCGTCTGGAAGCTTTTCTCGAACGCCACGATCCCGACGTGGTCTGCCTGCAGGAGACCAAGGTGCAGGATGACTCCTTTCCCGAGCAGGCGGTCAAGGATGCCGGATATCACGTCGTTTTTCACGGGCAGAAGACCTACAACGGCGTGGCGATTCTGGCCAAGAGCGAGCCCGAGGAAGTGGTCGCTGCCTTCGAGGACGGCGAAGACGATTCGGAGGCCCGCCTGCTGGCCGCCACGGTGGACGGCGTGCGGATCATCAACGTCTACGTGCCCAACGGCAAGGAAGTCGGTCACGAGAAATACGACTTCAAGCTCCGGTGGCTTGAGCGCCTGAGCGAGTTCGTCGCCAATGACGCCGCCCCCGA from Chrysiogenia bacterium includes the following:
- a CDS encoding PaaI family thioesterase — protein: MSDNNDWPFFEKQPEDRHERASGRVNATPLFKLLGLTLDESDTDFARVSVEARPELANPNGITHGGIHATLIDTAIGQALTTTIKPGWSMVTIEMDVKYFKPTSKGRLIAEGRIVRKGKRIAHGEVDLRDEKGELLGKGWCVYAIVPMPAR
- the xth gene encoding exodeoxyribonuclease III; amino-acid sequence: MKVVTWNVNSIRARLERLEAFLERHDPDVVCLQETKVQDDSFPEQAVKDAGYHVVFHGQKTYNGVAILAKSEPEEVVAAFEDGEDDSEARLLAATVDGVRIINVYVPNGKEVGHEKYDFKLRWLERLSEFVANDAAPDEELLICGDFNVAPGDLDVHDPKKWDEKILCSTPERDALEALTEWGLTDAFRHLYPDEIQFSWWDYRSLGFQKNAGLRIDLFLLSAPLLERCTDVVIDREERKGQGASDHAPVIAVFE